The nucleotide sequence TGCAGGCTGACAATCGATCCTGCCCGAGCCTGGGCCACGTTGGCTCGCACGGCGGCGGCACCGGGATCGGTGTAGTCCAGCGAATCGACGTCGTAGGACAGGCACGTTCGGTACCCCGCGGCGCCCGCGAGACCGAGGACATCGCGGGAGGCGTGCTGGGTTTGCGACGGCCGGAACAGTAGCCCGCCGGAGCCGACCAGCGATCGCAGCACGTCACGGCACCGGATGATCTCCGACCGAGCGGTCGCTGGATCGAGGCTGTTGATGTCGAGGTGCTGGAAGGTGTGATTGCCCAGCTCGTGGCCGGCGGCGGCGATCTCGCGGGCGACCGCTGGATTGCCGGACAGCCAGGTGCCGACGCCCATGACGGTGACGTGGACCCGAGCAGCGGCGAAGACTCCGAGCAGTTGTCGGGCGATAGCCGGATCGCCGGCGCCGTGGAAGGTCAGCGCGATCTGGTTCGTGCTCCGCGGCCCGTGGGTAATTTCGACGGCGGGTACGCCGGCCGCCGGAACCGGTGCCCGGCTGGGTATCGGCGTTGGCATCGCTCGGCTCGACGTTGCCAGCGAGGACGGCAGCGACCTCGACGTGGACGTCGTAGTGGCAGAACTGCCTGCGCCACCGGGCGAAAGCCCGGTTGTCGTTGTCGGTCCAGTGCCGTTGCGTACGGCGCGTCCACATGCTGCAGCTGACGCTCCCAGGGCCACCCCCAGACCGAGGAGCGCCCGTCGGCTCACGATCACGTACGGAAGCATCCCACGAAGCGGCGACCGGCAAGGTATGAGCCCGCAAGGTATGTCGACGTCCGGTACGAGGATGTCCGGAGCCGAGCTCCTCGCCGCGATCAGCCGCCGGCGGTGGAGTGGGGCGCGGCGTCGCGGTACCTGCCTGCGTCGAGGTCGTCGACGAGACCGGGATGTGCTGGGACCCAGCCCAGGAGCTCCCGCGTCCGGATACTCGACGCGGCCGAGTCCATACCGAAGAATCCGCCGATCCAGCCGAAGTGTTCGGCCGCACGGTCCGCGGCGACGGACTGGGCCGGGACACCCAGTGAACGCCCGATGGCCTCGGCGATGTCACGAGTGGCGATCCCCTCCTCATCGACCGCGTGCAACACCGAGCCGGCGGGGGCGGAGTCCACCGCGAGCTGGACAAGCGTGGCGGCGTCGAGTCGGTGGACGGCGGGCCAGCGGTTGCTGCCGTCGCCGATGTAGCCCGCGATCCCGGTGCGCCTGGCCAGTTCGACGAGCGTGGCGACGAAGCCTTGATCTCCGGGGCCGTGGACCGTCGGTGCGAAGCGGACCACAGCGGTCCGCACGCGGCGCTCGGCCAGTGACAGCACGAGTTCGCCGGTCGCAATCCGGGGATGGATCGTGGGATCGGGCATATCGCTTTCGGTTGCGGGATGGCCGCCACCGCCGATGCCGAGTACCCCCGAGGCCACGACGAGCGGGCCGCCCGTACCGGCCAGGACCTCGCCGAAGAGCTGGACCGCCCGTCGGTCGATCCGGGCTGCTTCGGCCATCTGTGAGAAGTCGTGGTGGTAGCCCAGGTGCACGACGCCGTCGGCCCCCGCTGCCGCCGCTCGCAGCGAGTCGAGATCGTCCAGGCTGCCTCGATGGACCGCGGCGCCCAACCCGGCGACGGTCTCCGCGGCGCGATCGGATCGGGCCAGGCCGATCACTTCGTGGCCGGCGGCGAGCAAGTCGGGAACGACAGCCGAGCCGATCCAACCGGAAGCTCCGGTCACGAAGATGCGCATAGCAGTACCCCTAGTCCGGACGGTCCGTGGACCGTCGTGCAGTGATGTCACTTGATGACATCAGCCTACACTGTCATGACAGACTGTGTCATCACTAGACTGCGAGCATGGGACGCTGGCAGCCGGATGCTCGTGGTCGCCTCGGTAAAGCGGCGATCGAGCTGTACGACGAGCGCGGCTACGAACAGACCACGGTCGCGGAAATCGCGGAGCGGGCCGGCCTGACCGCTCGCACGTTCTTTCGCTACTTCACCGACAAGCGGGAAGTCCTGTTCGCCGGGTCTGACGCCCTGGGCGCGGAGTTGGTCCGCGTCGTCGACGCCGCGCCCGCCACCGACGATGCGCTGACCGTGGTGGCTGCCGCGCTGACCAGGGTGGCTGTGCTCATCGGCGACGATCACGCATTCTCCGCACGTCGACAGGCGATCATCTCCGCGAATTCCGACCTGCGGGGGCGTGAGTTGACCAAGCTCGCATCGTGGTCGCGCACCCTTTCCGACGGGTTGCGCCGCCGAGGCGTCCAGGAGCCCGCCGCCAGCCTGGCGGCAGAAACCGGCGTGGTCGTGTTCCGGGTGGCCTTCGATCAATGGCTGGCAGGTCCGGCCCGGGCGCAGCTGACCGAGAGCGTGTACGAGTCGTTCGCCCAGTTGCGGGCGGTCTTGGGCGCAGGGACAGCGCGCGCCGATCAGTGACTCGGTCGATGACCGCCGACGGTTGAGCTTCCGGCGTCAGCCGCTACGAGCCCATCGGGGTCATCTGTGGCATGGTGCTCGAGGTCGGCACCGTCATGGCCGGGATCGCCCCCGGCGCGGTCAACATGAGAATGCCCAGCACCAACAAGACGGTTGTCGTTGCGTAGGTGGCGATCCGGCGCCAGGGCAGCGTCTTCTCGAGGGCGATCAAGCCGGCGACCACGGCCATCCAGACGATGCTCATGATGCCGAGCGCGAACAACGCGGCCATCAGCGCCCAGCAGCATCCAACGCACCAGGCTCCGTTCTTCAGCCCCATCCGGAACGCGCCCGGCAGGCCGTCCCGCCACGAACCGAGGAGAAACCCCAAGGGGCTTCGACACTTGCCGAGACAGACGTCCTTGAGTGGCGTGAGTTCGTAGAGCGCCGCAACGAGGATGGTGCCGCCGGCCACCCATTGGCCACCACGGTCCCAGACGAAGAAGTCCCCTCGCTCGCGGGAGGCGATTGCTCCAAATACAAAGGCGAATGCGCCCGCGGCCGTCCAGGTCACCAGGTAGCCGCCGGCGAAGATGAGCGGAGACAGCGGGGACCGTTGCCGGGTCATGCGGGA is from Jatrophihabitans telluris and encodes:
- a CDS encoding polysaccharide deacetylase family protein; the encoded protein is MPTPIPSRAPVPAAGVPAVEITHGPRSTNQIALTFHGAGDPAIARQLLGVFAAARVHVTVMGVGTWLSGNPAVAREIAAAGHELGNHTFQHLDINSLDPATARSEIIRCRDVLRSLVGSGGLLFRPSQTQHASRDVLGLAGAAGYRTCLSYDVDSLDYTDPGAAAVRANVAQARAGSIVSLHFGHPGTVAAMPAILRDLSARGLRPVTASRLLAG
- a CDS encoding SDR family oxidoreductase — translated: MRIFVTGASGWIGSAVVPDLLAAGHEVIGLARSDRAAETVAGLGAAVHRGSLDDLDSLRAAAAGADGVVHLGYHHDFSQMAEAARIDRRAVQLFGEVLAGTGGPLVVASGVLGIGGGGHPATESDMPDPTIHPRIATGELVLSLAERRVRTAVVRFAPTVHGPGDQGFVATLVELARRTGIAGYIGDGSNRWPAVHRLDAATLVQLAVDSAPAGSVLHAVDEEGIATRDIAEAIGRSLGVPAQSVAADRAAEHFGWIGGFFGMDSAASSIRTRELLGWVPAHPGLVDDLDAGRYRDAAPHSTAGG
- a CDS encoding TetR family transcriptional regulator, yielding MGRWQPDARGRLGKAAIELYDERGYEQTTVAEIAERAGLTARTFFRYFTDKREVLFAGSDALGAELVRVVDAAPATDDALTVVAAALTRVAVLIGDDHAFSARRQAIISANSDLRGRELTKLASWSRTLSDGLRRRGVQEPAASLAAETGVVVFRVAFDQWLAGPARAQLTESVYESFAQLRAVLGAGTARADQ
- a CDS encoding DUF2182 domain-containing protein, translating into MTTRVADGVEVRSAFAAARVRLGLVALLLAIAVAGWWWTARQMRGMDAGPWTSLGGLSWFLLVWVVMMAAMMFPSVAPTIALYSRMTRQRSPLSPLIFAGGYLVTWTAAGAFAFVFGAIASRERGDFFVWDRGGQWVAGGTILVAALYELTPLKDVCLGKCRSPLGFLLGSWRDGLPGAFRMGLKNGAWCVGCCWALMAALFALGIMSIVWMAVVAGLIALEKTLPWRRIATYATTTVLLVLGILMLTAPGAIPAMTVPTSSTMPQMTPMGS